GTTCCTCCCAGCAGAAGATTGCCGGCGACGGCCAGACCATCGAGGGTGAAGCGCGCGAAAAGGTCGACAAGACCTCCTGAGCGCCACGTCCGACACGTCCAGGGGCGCCCGCTGCGGAGCGCCCCTTCGTTTTCGCGCCTCGCCTGGCGGGTGCGCGGGTTCGGGAACAACATGTTCGATTTCGGTTTTTCGGAACTCGTCGTCATCGGGGTGGTGATGCTGATCGTCGTCGGCCCCGAGCGCCTGCCCAAGGTGGCGCGCACCGTCGGCCATCTGCTCGGCCGGCTGCAGCGTTACGTGTCGGACGTGAAGTCCGACATCCAGCGGGAAATGCAGCTCGAGGAACTGAAGAAGCTCCAGGAGCAGGTCAAGCAGCAGGCGCATACGATCGAGAGTTCGGTGCGCGAGCAGGCGGCGAGCGTGGAAGCCGAACTGGGCCGCGCCGATGAGGAATTGCGTGCGCTGGAAATTGCCGCGACCGGTGCCGCTCCGGTCGCCGATGCTGCGACGGCAGCCGGCCAGGAGGCCGCACCGGTCGAGGATGCGCCGGCCAGCACCCAGCTGGAACTCGGTCTCGCGTCTCCCGGCAAACCGGCCGAGGCGGACAAGGCATGAGCGAGCAGCAGGAAACCTTCATCGCGCATCTCATGGAGCTGCGCGACCGGCTGTTGCGCGCCATCGTCGCAGTGGTCGTCGTGTTCGCCTGCCTGATGCCGTGGGCAGGCGACATCTACGATCTCCTTGCCAAGCCGATGATGGCGACGCTGCCCGCCGGCACGCATATGATCGCCACCGGGGTGGTGACGCCCTTCTTCGTGCCGGTGAAGGTCACCATGCTGGTCGCGTTCGTCGTCGCGCTGCCGGTGGTGCTCTACCAGGCATGGGCCTTTATCGCCCCCGGCCTCTACGTGCACGAACGCCGTCTCGCGGTGCCGCTGGTGATCGGCAGTTGCCTGC
This DNA window, taken from Thauera sp. K11, encodes the following:
- the tatB gene encoding Sec-independent protein translocase protein TatB — translated: MFDFGFSELVVIGVVMLIVVGPERLPKVARTVGHLLGRLQRYVSDVKSDIQREMQLEELKKLQEQVKQQAHTIESSVREQAASVEAELGRADEELRALEIAATGAAPVADAATAAGQEAAPVEDAPASTQLELGLASPGKPAEADKA